In the genome of Natronincola ferrireducens, the window ATAAAATATTACCTATTATTGAAGATAGAGTAGATGATTTTAAACTGAGGGTAGTTGTATCTATCCTTAAATATGCAAAAAAGGAATGAAAATATGATGGTTACATTACTAAAAAATGGTAAATTTTTAAACTTAAAAGAAGAAAACTGGATACAAGGGGATATATTAATTAAAGATGGTAAAATTGCTGATATGGGTAATATTGATACCTGCAATTTAGAAATTAATGAGACAATCGATGTAAGTAACAAGCTAATTATTCCTGGATTAATAAATGCCCATGTACATACTTATGCAGGTTTTTTAAAAGGAACCATTGATAGTGTACCACTGGATATTTATATGCTCTTAGCTATGGCGGGAGGGTCTTTTAGAAGTCCTAGGGAAATTTACGTATCAACAATGATAGATGCAATACAAATGCTAAAGACTGGAACAACCTCTGCCATCGATCATTTTTCTCAAAGACCTATTCAAGCTATTGAAGGTATTGATGCAGCAGCTCAAGCATTTATAGATGTTGGAATGAGGGCTACTATTGCTCCTATGTATTCAGACCTAAGTTTTTTTGAAACTGTACCCCTAGAAATAGGAGAGTTACCACAAGAGTTAAAAGGAAAGGCCAAGGGACCTATACAAACCCCTAAGGAATATGCAGAATTATGTAGAGAAGCTATTGAAAAATGGCATGGTAAAGATGGATTAATTAGAATAATGCTGGGGACCGATGGACCTCAACGTTGTAGCAGAGAACTTTTAGACTTTACTAAAGGACTAGAAGAACAATATAAGATAGGGTGGCATACTCATGTTCTAGAAGCAAAGACCCAGGCTATCATGTCCCATCGCTTATATGGCAAGGGTTTAATTGAGTATATGGATGAACTAGGTTTAATAAATGAAAGAACATCCTTGGTTCATTTTATCTGGGTTTCTGAAAAAGAAATAGATATTGTCAAAGATAGGGGTGCCAATGTGGTCCACTGCCCAAGTACAGCCCTACATTTGGGAAGTGGTATAACACCAGTTGACCAATTTATTCAAAAAGGTCTTAATGTTGCAATTGGTACAGATGGTGGCAACTGTGGCAATCTTAGCATGTTTGAAAAAATAAGATTAGCTGCCTTATTACACAAAGTTGGACAACCCAACTATGACCACTGGATTACAGCTATAGATGCTTTAAAGATGAATCTTAACAATGGAGCCCGTGCCATGATGCAAAGGGATGAAATTGGCAGTATCCAAGTAGGTAAGGAAGCGGATTTAGCTATATTAGATACCACCAGTATGCTATGGCAACCGATTAATAACATCACCCATCAATTGGTTTATGGAGAAAGTGGAAGTTCTGTAGAAATGGTTTTTGTTAAAGGAAAAAAAGTAATCGAAAATGGTAAAGCTGTATTTGTAAATGAAGAAGATATTATCTCAGAAGCAAGGGAAGCGGTGGAGAGGTTGCAATGGGATAATAAGGAGGCATTTGAATTAGCCAGAAGACAAATGCCTTATTTGAAAAAAATGTATTTGCGAACTGTAAAAGAAGACGTAGGATTCAATAGATTTACTCGTCCTCTTTTATAGGAATATACTTGATACTTTTGTCCTTAAGGGTAAGGATGTCAAGAACCTTTAATTTACTTAAACAAAAGGGGATTATAACCCTATTAGTAGAACTAGGAAAAGAAAAGCAACTAGGCAAACTGCACAATGCAAGCTTATCTTTTTCATATAATAGTTCCATAGGATTTATATAAATCAAATGATATAATAAAATTACAAAAAAACGTTTCCAAACTAATTTGTAATTAGTTTGGAATTGTTTTGTGCTTTTTTCAAATTCTAATAATATTGAGCTGAGCAGAAAATTATTAGAAATTTTATAAATACCTATAGAAAGGATGGAGAAGATGGATTTTATATCAGATGAAAAAATTATACACAGTATGTCTTCAACCAATGAACCAATAGCCGAAGTAAAGCCAGGAGAAACTTTCGTTGTAAAAACTAGAGGACCTGGAATACCAGATGAAGTTTTTGAAAAGGATTATAGTGATGGACAATATCCTCAGCGTATTTTGTCAATTACTGGACCTATTTACATTCAAGATGCTGAGCCTGGTGATGTATTAGAAATTGCTATTAACGATATTGAGTTCGATGAAGAAGGAAAAATGTGGATGGGACAATGGATGGGGATTTTGATGGATGAAGTACAAAAACCTTATCTGAGAAAAGTAAAAGTTAAGGATGGAAAGGCTTTCTTTTCAGAGGAAATTACCTTTCCTGTTAGACCGATGATAGGAACATTGGGGGTAGCTCCTTCTGAAGGAGAAATTGCTTGCCTATACCCAGGAGTTCATGGAGGCAATATGGATGTACCGTCGGTGGCACCAGGCAACAAGCTATATCTACCTGTTCAAGTGAAGGGAGCTTTGCTTGCCACAGGGGATGTTCATGCTGGCATGGGGGATGGAGAGGTTTTTGGAACAGGTATTGAAATTGGTAGTAAAGTTACCATGACGGTTAATGTTATCAAAGGTAAAAAATTAAGACATCCTATGGTGGAGACCCCTAATAGTTATGAAATTATCGTGTCTAATGAAGATTTAGTAGAAGCAACTAAAGAAGCAACTAGAGAAATGATTTCGTTTTTACAAGAAAGATTAAAGTTAACCTTTGAAGAAGCCTATGCATTGACAGGGCAGGTAGCAAACTTGAAGTTTGGACAAGTTGTGAATCCCATTTATACAATATCTATAGAAGTTAGCAAAAGTTTACTAGAAGGTCAACAATAAAAGGATTTTTTCAAAATAAAAAGGAGGGAAAAATATGGGTCCATTAATTACAGGTCCATGGTCAGGAATACCTAATTTATTACTAACAAATATTTTTGGTTTAGCAGTTATTGCAACAGGTGCTTATTTATCAGAAAAGCTTGGGAAAAAATATGCACCCTTTGTACTGGTTGGATTGTTATCAGGATTACAAATCATGGTTTCTTTTACATCGTCAAAATTTGTTGCTTTAACAGTAGGGGGAGTAGAGTTTTTCATTATTGCAGGTTCGTTAATGTATCCTATTCTTGCTTTAGGAGAGGACTACTTGAATGAATTTTATGGTAGAGAAATTGCTAAATCAGCTGTAACAGCACAATTTATAGTGCGAGCCTTATCTACAATTTTTCTAATTTGGTTAATATTCTTACCAGCACCATCCTTTGCTGAAGAAAACTTTACAATATTTAAGGATTTAATGGGTATTGTACCTAGAGTAGCGATTTCCAGTATGCTTGGTACATATATCGGAGGTCTCCTAAATGTTCACATCTTCGCTAAATTGAAGAAGAAAACAGAAGGTGGTATGCTTTGGCTCAGAACACTGGTTTCTACCATTGTAGGTCTTTTTGCAAATGCCATTATATTTACGCTATTAGCTTTTGCCTTTACTGTTCCTGCTTCGGCTTTGTTACAGATGATTTTAATATCAGCAACAGTTCGTATTATAACAGGATTTTTAGAAATTATTTTCCTATATGGTATGGCGATGCTAAGAGATAAGGGACTAATTTTACAAGCTGATGAACCTATTTTAGTAGGACCAGTAAAAAAAGATGAAGTAGTTAGTTAGTTTCTTGATAAATAGATTAAGATTATAGTAATCTAGATTATAGAAAATAGCCTAGAAAAAAACATAATTATAACTGCCCCATTAAGTCTATACCGATAATAGGTTTGTATAAGACACTTGATGGGGTGATTTTTATTTGAAGGCAATTGATGGAATAGTATAACTATAATTTATGTAAAAATTTTATACCAATAGAAAAATAATATAAAAGTCAATACAGAAGATATTTAGTATAGATTCTTTATATTATTTAAGGAATATGAGTCTTGTAGAAAATGGAGGAACTAAAAAATGAATACAATAAAGGAAACCTGTATATATAAAAACGTGAATAATTGCTGTATAAAAGCCGATCTATATCTTATTGAAAACAAAAAAGCACCAGTAATTATGTACATTCACGGCGGCGGCTTAATATGGGGAAGTAGAGAAAGTATTTTAGGACAGCAGGTGAAACTATACAACGAGGCCGGCTTCAACGTCATTTCTATCGATTATAGAGTAGCACCAGAAACAAAGTTGGAAAGTATTTTAGAGGATATTAAGGATGCTATCAATTGGGTTAAGGTGGAATGTACAAAGAAATACAATATAAATGCAGAAAAAATAGCTGTCGTAGGGAGTTCAGCAGGGGGGTATTTAGCTCTAATGACGGGAACTTTTGTAGATAAGCCTAAAGCGATAGTATCCTTTTATGGATATGGCAACCTATTAGACGATTGGTGTATTCAGCCCCACAGTTTTTATTGTAGAGAAATAATGATAAGTACAAAAGAAGCCCAAAATTACGTTAGTGATGGGGCTATCTCAGAAGGGGGGAGAGAAAGGTGGCTGTATTATTTATACTGTAGACAAAAGGGTGTTTGGACAAACGAAATAAGTGGCTATGATGTAGTTAAGGACAAAGAAAAGCTGCTAGACTTTTGTCCTATAAATAAAATTGGAAAAGATTATCCTCCTACGATGCTTCTACATGGGGATAAAGATGATGACGTTCCCTTCCAAGAATCTCTATTACTAAAGGAGAAGCTTGATGAGATGGAGGTTGAAAATAAATTAATTTTACTTAAAGGAAAGGGCCATGATTTTGATTGTCAAATGGAGGACATAGAAGTGAAAACAGCATTTAATAATGTAATCTTATTTTTAAAGGAGCATTTAAGATAACTCTTTTATAATTTCATAAAATCTTTAAGCTTCATTAAAGCCTCAAGAAGTTTGAAGTAAGTAAAAGTTAACAATGAAATCCCCTTTTGAAGATGATTTTCTAATCGTCAATATTGTTAAAAAATTTTTAGAGGTTTTCATACAATGAAAGCCTCTAAAAAATAAATTTGTGCAATATGCCCAATAAATTTAAAGTGTTTTGTGATAACAATACAATGAAAATACAATTAACCCGTGATATAATTAAGTTATAAAAACATTCGATGTTTTTAGACATAATTCGTCAAAAAATATTGCCTAAGTTTTAACAAACACCAATAATACTGATTAATATGGAGGTGATTGCTAAAAGGTCTATTTCAGTAAAGGAAAACGTTTTAAAAGGGTTTTACATATGATTTTAATAATAAAGATAGGTGGGATATGAAAATGAAAAAAAACTTTATGGTTTGGATTTGTATCGTACTCATTGCTGCATTATTGGTGGGTTGTAGTGGTGGAGGTAATGAAGCTTCCGGTGAAGAAGGAAACGGTGGGGCTAAAAGAAGAGAAAGTGTATCTTTTGCTACTAGTGGACAAGGTGGAACCTTCTATGTTGCAGGTTCAGGAATTGCTTCCTTAGTAAGCTCTAAGGTTGATGGACTTCAGGTTACAGCAGAAGTAACCCAAGGGGTTGTAGAAAACGTACGTCTTATGGCAACTGGTCAATCAGAAATGGGCTTTTCCTATGGTTCTACAGCCTATAATATGCAAAGAGGTTTAGCAGAATTTGAAGGACAACAATATGACGGTCTAAGGGCAGTAGCAAATATCCATGATGGTGCCCTACACTTTGTTACTTTAGAAAGAACAGGTATAAAAACTTTAGATGATTTAGTAGGTAAAAAAGTATCTGTTGGACCTCAGGGATCAGGAAGTGCAGCAGTAGCAGAAGAGTTTTTGACAGGTGTAGATTTATTTGATGCAATAGATATTCAATACTTAGGATTTAATGACTCTGCTTCAGCCCTTAGGGATGGACATATCGATGCTTTTATTATTGGAGGTACAACACCAGTACCAGCTTTAATTGAATTAGAGGCATCCCATAAAATGACATTAATTCCAGTGGATGAGGCAAGGATACAACAGTTTTTAGAAGCTCATCCCTACCATGTTCCTTATACTATTGCTGCAGAAGCCTATGAAAGTATTTCTGAGCCTGTACAAACAGTAGGTTATACAGTAATATGGGTGGCAAACGAGGATGTTCCAGAATGGGTAGTGCATGAAATGCTACAGGTGATGTTTGATGATGAAGGTAGAAACTATCTACAGAATGTTCAAGCTGGCTTTAAAGAAATGTCTCCTGGTATCGACAGATTCCAACATATTGCTCTTCCCCTTCATCCAGGAGCTGAGAAGTATTATAAGGAAGAAGGTTTAATGTAATAAAGAAATATGACAATATATTAGTAGGGCTAATGCCCTACTAATATATTGAAAGTAATAGATTGCTTTAAGTTTATAATCGACACAAAAATGTAACATAACAATAAAGGAGGTTTATTGATTTGCAAACAAAGCTTAATAAACAAATGATTATTAATATACTTGCTGCAACATTTTCCGGCGTATATATCTATCAAGCAGCTTTTGGTTTTTGGCAAGCCCATATCAGCCGTGGATTATATATTTTATTTGCCCTTGTACTTACCTTTTTAATTAATCCTAAGAGAAAAGGAGAAACTACACCTATTCTTCAGGCGATAGATTTGACCCTTATTGCAGTTTCCTGTGTAACAATACTCTACTATATGAAGAATTTTCCTAATATGGCGAAGAGTGCAGGTATGCCTTTAGGGACAACTGAACTTATTATGGGGATATTGGCTGTCATCCTAGTTTTGGAGGCTGGACGAAGAAGTGTAGGTTGGTCTTTAAGTATTATCGCTTCAGTATTTATAGTTTATAACTATTTTGGAAATTATATGCCAAACATTATTTATCATCGTGGATATAGTGTGAATAGAATTGTTAGTGTTATGTATGGAAGTACCGATGGTATTTTTGGTTCCGTTGCCAGTGTATTTTCAACCTTTATATTCTTATTCATTATTTTTGGCTCTTTTTTACAAAAGTCTGGAGCAGGACAATTTTTTATTGAGTTATCTAAAGCTGCTGTTGGAAGATTTACTGGAGGTGCTGGCCAGGCAGCTGTTGTTTCTAGCGGAATCCTAGGCTCAATTATGGGATCTTCCACTGCAAATACAGCAATAACAGGTGCTGTTACCATCCCCCTTATGGTTTCCAATGGCTATAAAAAACACGTAGCAGCAGGGGTAGAGGCAGTTGTCTCCATTGGAGGACAATTTCTACCACCTATTATGGGAGCAGCAGCCTTCTTGATGGCAGCCTTTATCGGTGTTCCTTATATAGAAATTGCTAGAGCGGGTTTAATCCCAGCTTTACTCTTCTTTGTTAGTATGATTTTTATGGTATACCTTGAAGCAAAACGATCTGGCTTAAAGGGACTTCCAAAGGAAGAAATCCCTAAGGCAAGTGATGTTTTAAAATCTGGATGGTATTTCTTTATACCGATAACAATTATTGCATATTTCTTAGGGATGGGATATTCTCCTTCTATGGCAGGGTTTTGGGCAATCGTTTCAACCTATGTAGTATCCTTTTTCAATAAAGAAAATCGTATGTCGGTAAAGGATGTGTATATGGCATTAGTTGATGGAGCCAAGGGTGCTTTAGCGATGTCAACGACAGCAGGAATTGTAGGGATTTTAGTAGCTGCCATTTCCTTACCAGGATTAGGGATGAAATTTAGTTCCATCATATTAGAACTTGCAGGAGGAAGACTACCTATAGCTTTACTTCTAGTAATGATAGCTAGTTTCTTTTTAGGAATGGGTATGAATGTAACGTCTGCCTACCTATTATTAGTAACACTAGCAGCCCCAGCTTTAGTAGATATGGGTGTTCCAATGATAGCAGCCCACTTCTTTGTATTCTGGACCAGTCAGCTGGCTGTAATTACGCCACCAGTATGTCTTTCAGCCTATGTGGCAGCAGCCATAGCGGAGGCAGATGTATGGGAGACAGGATGGTATTCTCTGAGAATGGGTTTAGCCATCTATTATTTACCGATAATGTTTGTATACATTCCTTCTCTATTATGGATTGGAGAGCCTAGTCAAATCTTCTTGGCTGCTTTAACAGCTCTATTAGGGGTATTAAGCTTCTCAGCTTTAACCCAAGGTTATTTATTATTAAGCACGAATTTACATGAAAGAATCATGCTAGGTATTGCTTCTCTTAGCCTGATGTTCTATGGTGTGTATTCAGATATAATAGGTTTAGGCTTAGTTGTAGCAGTTGTTGCATTACAGTTGTTAAGAAAAAATAAAAAGACTGCAGTTGTTACAGAGTAACTAACAATTAATACAGTAGTCAATTAATAACAAATTTGATTTGTCCTTTTCAAGAAAAACTATTAAGTAGTAATAGAATTTATAAGTAAGGATAAACCCTAGTAAACGGATATAGATGCAAACGCATATATGTCTATTTGCTAGGGTAATTTTATTGAATCAATTGTTGATTTTAGATAGGATTTATAGGTTTTTAAAGGCTTTCTTAATTTAATAGATTAATTTACAGAAATTATTGGTTATCTAAAATTGTATAAAGTCTATAATCTCCTATTTAGTTATAAAAAAATATTTATAAAATATTTATCTATACATTATAAATAAGGTATAATAATAAGAAGCCCCTCACAAGAACAACTAATTCCTACTATAATAAAGGATGATACAATGGAAATATATTATATTGATAGAAAAACTGGAGAAAAAAAAAGAGAAACTGTAGCTGGTGACAAATATTTACGCTGGATGTATGAAACAAAAACAGGAACTAATCTTTTAGAAGCAATAATAAAGAGAAAATTATTTTCTACTATATATGGCAAAATACAAGATCTATCCCTAAGCAGAAGAAAAATATCTGATTTCATTAAAAACCTAGAAATTGACATGACTGAAGCAGAATATGAGGATTTAAAACATTACAAAAATTTTAATGACTTTTTTACCAGAAGACTAAAAAAGAATAGTCGACCTATATGTCAAGAGAAGGATAGTTTTATCTCGCCGGGAGATGGAAGGATTTTTGCCTATGAAAATATTAATGTTGAAAAAATTTTGCAGGTGAAGGGACAACAATATCCTTTATGGAAACTAATAGAGGATAGAGGATTAGCAGAGGAATATGCCGGAGGCACCTGTATTGTTGTAAGGCTAAACCCTGCAGATTATCATCGGTTTCATTTCCCTGATGATGGCATACCTGATTCTTCGATAAAAATCACAGGGGCTTACTACTCAGTAAATCCCATAGCTTTAAGAAAAAGGACAGGTATATACTGTGAAAACAAAAGAGAAATAACCATATTCCAATCAAAAAATTTTGAGGAAATTGTTATGATCGAGGTTGGAGCCACCTGTGTAGGCACCATTATACAGACATATCAGCCGGGAAAAACTGTAAAAAAAGGAGAAGAAAAGGGTTATTTTAAATTTGGTGGTTCTACAGTCATATTATTTTTAAAGAAAAATAGGATAAAAATAGATGAGGATATTATTAACAATACAAATCAAGGCTTTGAAACAAAGGTTAAGATGGGGGAAAAAATAGGTGTAAAAATATAAATAAAAAAGGTTAAGGAGTTTCCTCAACCTTTTTATTTATACATAACAATTAAATAATTAACAAGAAGAACAACAGCAGGAAGCTGTTTCGAAGGTTGTAAACATAGTTGTTTTTGCTTTACATACTGGACAATCATCTTCTAACTCTCCAACCAATGTATAGCCACAGATATCACATACGTGAACAGTAGCTTCATCATAATCCTTGCCAGCATCTACAGCTTCCTTAGCAGCAGTAAATAGAGCTGCATGGGTCTTTTCTGCTTCTAGAGCGAATTGGAAGGAACGGATACTGCCTTTTTCAGCCTGCATATCAGCAACTGCTATAAAAGCAGGATACATTTGGGCTACTTCATAGTTTTCCCCATCAATTGCCCCTTGAAGATTTTCTGAGGTGTTGGTCATACCAAAACCTGCTCCAGCAGTAACTGAAGCTTCTCCAACTTCTTTTCTTAATTCTCTAAAATGATTTCCTGCGTGAACCTGTTCTGCGTAGGCTACAGCCTTAAAAAGATTTTGAACATTTGGGAAGCCTTCTTTTTTCGCTGCTTCACCCCATTGTAAATATCGCATGTGAGCCATGCTTTCTCCACCAAAAGCGGATTTTAAATTGTCAGCTGTCATTGGATTCATTATAATCTCCTCCTTAAAATTAAATAATTTTATAACATACACATAAAAAGCTATGCAATAACTCCATAAGATGTTTACCCTGCTAGTTACATTTTAAACAATAACTATAAAAAATTCTAGCATAAATTTATAAATATCCTAGTTACTTTAGAGATGTGAAAATTTCTAATAATCTATAGAATAATAGGGCAAAATTTTTTAAAGGGAAAAACAAAGCTTTTAGAAGGAAAGTGAAAAATAAAATAGAATGTTATCTCTATATTAAGATTAAAGGTTTGGAGGTTAAGCATGTTTATTAAACAGTTAAAGGATATTAATAAAAGCCTTTTGAACGAAACAATAGAAGCAGTGGTTCTCTTATCACAGATAAATGTAAAAACTACGAAAACCGATAAAAAATATGCTGATATGGTAATTCAGGATGTATCAAAGGTGATGGAGGCCAAATACTGGGATTATGAAGAAAATGAGGAAAAAATAAAGGGGTTTGGTAACAATCCAATTGTACAAATTCAAGGGATCGTAGGAGAATATAATGGTCAATTGCAACTTACCATTAGAAGTCTAGAAAAAGTAGACAGTGACAAAGTTACTATAAAGGATTTTATTCCAGCCAGCACCATAGATTTCAACAGTATGGAAAAGGCACTAAAGCAGTTTTACGACAAAATTGAGAAGCCACATCTTAGAGAACTTCTAGATAAGATGATTTTTTCAGAGGAGTTTTATCAAGATTTTTGTACCCATCATGCTGCTAAAAAGGTACATCATAATTTTTACCATGGACTTTTACAACATACTTTAGAGGTTTTAAAATTTGTCTACACAGTAGCTATAACAAAAAAGCTTCCTCAGCATCGAATAGATCGTCTCATTGTAATGACAATGCTCCATGACTGGGGAAAAATGCTGGAGTATAAAGAGCTTCCTGAATTGGGATTAACAGAAGAGGGGATGATGATAGGACACATTGTGCTAAGCGCCCATTACACTATGAATAAAATAAAGGAAATCCATAATTTTCCTGAAGAAGATAAATTAGTGATTATAAACGGTATACTGGGACATCATGGGAGTCTAGAATTTGGATCTCCTGTTTTGCCTAAGACAGTGGAAGCACAAATTCTACATGCTGGGGATAAAATGTCGGGAGACATTGAAAGTATTTTAGCTTTTATGAAGGAAGATACAGAAGAAGAGACCTTCACAAAGAAATTGTGGAATATGGGAACTGAATACTATAAAAAATAGAGAAGGTTGATTCCTTCTCTATTTTTATAAAAAACATTTAGTGATTTTCCCGATGCTCTACTAAATCTATAGCACCTAAAACCACATGGGCTAATCCAAATCCTATAATGCCAGCGGAGATCAAGGGCTGAATATTTTTTCTTTGCATCATAGTACCGGTGGCTGTAACAGCTGTACCTAAAACAGTTGGGATTAAGCCTTCTTGAATTTTCATACAATCCCTCCTTGTTTAAATTGATTAGCAATATTAGTATGCTGCTAAGGGAAATAAAATATGTTGTATTTAAAAAGCAACATAGGTATAAAATAACTTCTTTTAATAAAATTACAAAAATATGGCTATAAGAATATTGAAAATTAATGAATCCAATAGAAGTGAAAAAATATTGTAAAATTACAAAGAATTAACAGGATAAATATTAGAAAAATAAATTCAGTTATTCAAATCAAATATTGGTATTCCATACAAAAAACAACTTTGTAACAGATACAAAATAAATTCAAAATATTTTTAACTTTTTAAAAGAAGGAATTATTTAAAAAATATAGAATAGTATTACAGTGGACTGAGATAGTCCATAAAGCTGAAGTTAAATTCCACAGACTATCTTAATTGTAGCGATTTCAATTCAGAAGAAAAATCAGCTTATTTTAGTTAAAGGGGAGTATGTCTTTACAAGATGCGGTTTAGAGACATATTATCCTTTAAAATAAAAATAAAGGGGGATATTATTTTATGAAGAAAAGAAGTTTGCTACTTATGGTAGCACTAGTGTTAATTTTAAGTCTTGTAGTAGTGGGCTGCGGTGGTGGTGGTGCTACTGGTGGTGATGCCGGTGAAAGTGGTGAAGCTGAAGCTCCACGTCGTACACAAGAGTTATTGTTGGCTACTGGAGGTACTGCAGGTACATATTACCCATTGGGTGCAGCTATAGCTAACGTATGGAATGAGAATGTTGAAGGTATTAATGTAACAATTCAACCAACAGGAGCTTCAGTTGAAAATATTAGACTTCTTAACTCAGGAGACGCTGATCTTGTTATGGCTATGAACAATATTGCTGATGATGCATGGAAGGGTGTAGGCTCCTTTGATGGTCAAGTAATTCAAAGCTTTAGGGCAGTAGGCGTTATTTATCCAGAGATTATTCAGGGAGTTGGATTAGTTGAAAAAGGAGTTTTAACAGTAGAAGATCAAAAAGGTAAAACCGTAGCTGGTGGTCCTCCAGGAAGTGGTACAGCTGCTACAACACCCCATATTTTTAGGGCCTATGGTTTAGAGGATAATGATATGACGATTGTTAATGATACCTTTGGAGATGCTGTTGATAAAATGAAGGATGGACACCTTGATGCAGCTTGGAACGTACTAGGTGCTCCTGCATCTGCTATCGTAGATCTATTAACAACAAAGGAAATCGCTTTTCTGGAAATTAAAGGAGAGGCATTACAACAACTACAAAGTGAATTCCCACTGGTTGCACCCCATGTTATTCCTGCTGGAACCTACAACTACAGAGGTAATGATTATCCAGAAATTAACACAATCGCATTACAAGCAGTGCTTTATGCAAGAGATGACATGGATGAAGACTTAGTTTACGAATTAACAAAAAATATGTATGAGAAAAATTCTGACATAGCAAGATCCCATGCAACTGGAGAGCAAATTCAATTACAAAATGCTCTAAATGGGATCACAACAGATTTGCATCCAGGAGCTATCAAGTACTACAAGGAGCAAGGTTTAATGTAAGGTATTCAAAAGAATAAGCATGAGCCGAGCATACTATGCCCGGCTCAATTTTGGAGTAGGACAAGATGAAAAAAAATTTTTATTTCAACAGAGCTATAATACTATTAATTATCCTACTATTATTTTATCCTATAACCATATTACAAGTGATAGATGGTGGAGATAGAAACAATA includes:
- a CDS encoding amidohydrolase family protein gives rise to the protein MMVTLLKNGKFLNLKEENWIQGDILIKDGKIADMGNIDTCNLEINETIDVSNKLIIPGLINAHVHTYAGFLKGTIDSVPLDIYMLLAMAGGSFRSPREIYVSTMIDAIQMLKTGTTSAIDHFSQRPIQAIEGIDAAAQAFIDVGMRATIAPMYSDLSFFETVPLEIGELPQELKGKAKGPIQTPKEYAELCREAIEKWHGKDGLIRIMLGTDGPQRCSRELLDFTKGLEEQYKIGWHTHVLEAKTQAIMSHRLYGKGLIEYMDELGLINERTSLVHFIWVSEKEIDIVKDRGANVVHCPSTALHLGSGITPVDQFIQKGLNVAIGTDGGNCGNLSMFEKIRLAALLHKVGQPNYDHWITAIDALKMNLNNGARAMMQRDEIGSIQVGKEADLAILDTTSMLWQPINNITHQLVYGESGSSVEMVFVKGKKVIENGKAVFVNEEDIISEAREAVERLQWDNKEAFELARRQMPYLKKMYLRTVKEDVGFNRFTRPLL
- a CDS encoding acetamidase/formamidase family protein codes for the protein MDFISDEKIIHSMSSTNEPIAEVKPGETFVVKTRGPGIPDEVFEKDYSDGQYPQRILSITGPIYIQDAEPGDVLEIAINDIEFDEEGKMWMGQWMGILMDEVQKPYLRKVKVKDGKAFFSEEITFPVRPMIGTLGVAPSEGEIACLYPGVHGGNMDVPSVAPGNKLYLPVQVKGALLATGDVHAGMGDGEVFGTGIEIGSKVTMTVNVIKGKKLRHPMVETPNSYEIIVSNEDLVEATKEATREMISFLQERLKLTFEEAYALTGQVANLKFGQVVNPIYTISIEVSKSLLEGQQ
- a CDS encoding queuosine precursor transporter — its product is MGPLITGPWSGIPNLLLTNIFGLAVIATGAYLSEKLGKKYAPFVLVGLLSGLQIMVSFTSSKFVALTVGGVEFFIIAGSLMYPILALGEDYLNEFYGREIAKSAVTAQFIVRALSTIFLIWLIFLPAPSFAEENFTIFKDLMGIVPRVAISSMLGTYIGGLLNVHIFAKLKKKTEGGMLWLRTLVSTIVGLFANAIIFTLLAFAFTVPASALLQMILISATVRIITGFLEIIFLYGMAMLRDKGLILQADEPILVGPVKKDEVVS
- a CDS encoding alpha/beta hydrolase, with protein sequence MNTIKETCIYKNVNNCCIKADLYLIENKKAPVIMYIHGGGLIWGSRESILGQQVKLYNEAGFNVISIDYRVAPETKLESILEDIKDAINWVKVECTKKYNINAEKIAVVGSSAGGYLALMTGTFVDKPKAIVSFYGYGNLLDDWCIQPHSFYCREIMISTKEAQNYVSDGAISEGGRERWLYYLYCRQKGVWTNEISGYDVVKDKEKLLDFCPINKIGKDYPPTMLLHGDKDDDVPFQESLLLKEKLDEMEVENKLILLKGKGHDFDCQMEDIEVKTAFNNVILFLKEHLR
- a CDS encoding TAXI family TRAP transporter solute-binding subunit encodes the protein MKKNFMVWICIVLIAALLVGCSGGGNEASGEEGNGGAKRRESVSFATSGQGGTFYVAGSGIASLVSSKVDGLQVTAEVTQGVVENVRLMATGQSEMGFSYGSTAYNMQRGLAEFEGQQYDGLRAVANIHDGALHFVTLERTGIKTLDDLVGKKVSVGPQGSGSAAVAEEFLTGVDLFDAIDIQYLGFNDSASALRDGHIDAFIIGGTTPVPALIELEASHKMTLIPVDEARIQQFLEAHPYHVPYTIAAEAYESISEPVQTVGYTVIWVANEDVPEWVVHEMLQVMFDDEGRNYLQNVQAGFKEMSPGIDRFQHIALPLHPGAEKYYKEEGLM
- a CDS encoding TRAP transporter permease; its protein translation is MQTKLNKQMIINILAATFSGVYIYQAAFGFWQAHISRGLYILFALVLTFLINPKRKGETTPILQAIDLTLIAVSCVTILYYMKNFPNMAKSAGMPLGTTELIMGILAVILVLEAGRRSVGWSLSIIASVFIVYNYFGNYMPNIIYHRGYSVNRIVSVMYGSTDGIFGSVASVFSTFIFLFIIFGSFLQKSGAGQFFIELSKAAVGRFTGGAGQAAVVSSGILGSIMGSSTANTAITGAVTIPLMVSNGYKKHVAAGVEAVVSIGGQFLPPIMGAAAFLMAAFIGVPYIEIARAGLIPALLFFVSMIFMVYLEAKRSGLKGLPKEEIPKASDVLKSGWYFFIPITIIAYFLGMGYSPSMAGFWAIVSTYVVSFFNKENRMSVKDVYMALVDGAKGALAMSTTAGIVGILVAAISLPGLGMKFSSIILELAGGRLPIALLLVMIASFFLGMGMNVTSAYLLLVTLAAPALVDMGVPMIAAHFFVFWTSQLAVITPPVCLSAYVAAAIAEADVWETGWYSLRMGLAIYYLPIMFVYIPSLLWIGEPSQIFLAALTALLGVLSFSALTQGYLLLSTNLHERIMLGIASLSLMFYGVYSDIIGLGLVVAVVALQLLRKNKKTAVVTE